A region of Micromonospora chokoriensis DNA encodes the following proteins:
- the argB gene encoding acetylglutamate kinase: MSLSSDLARAQAKAETLIEALPWLARFSGSTVVVKYGGNAMTDAELQRAFAADMVFLRYAGLKPVVVHGGGPQISAMLGRLGIASEFRGGLRVTTAEAMDVVRMVLVGQVGRELVGLINSHGPYAVGLSGEDARLFTAVRRPAYVDGLPVDVGQVGDVESVDVSAVTDLIEAGRIPVISTVAPDVDGVLHNLNADTAAAALAIALQARKLVVLTDVAGLYAEWPDTSSLVSEISADDLAKLLPSLESGMVPKMEACLRAVRGGVPAAHVVDGRVAHSTLLEVFTSEGFGTMVVPGDGMVAP; this comes from the coding sequence ATGAGTCTCAGCAGCGACCTGGCTCGCGCCCAGGCCAAGGCGGAGACGCTGATCGAGGCGTTGCCCTGGTTGGCGCGTTTCTCCGGTTCCACTGTCGTGGTCAAGTACGGCGGCAACGCGATGACCGATGCCGAGTTGCAGCGGGCGTTCGCGGCGGACATGGTCTTTCTGCGCTACGCCGGCCTGAAGCCGGTGGTGGTGCACGGCGGGGGTCCGCAGATCTCCGCCATGCTGGGTCGGCTCGGCATTGCCAGTGAGTTCCGGGGTGGCCTGCGGGTGACGACCGCCGAGGCGATGGACGTGGTCCGGATGGTGTTGGTCGGGCAGGTGGGCCGGGAGCTCGTCGGTCTGATCAACTCGCACGGCCCGTACGCCGTCGGTCTGTCCGGTGAGGATGCCCGGCTGTTCACCGCGGTGCGTCGCCCGGCGTACGTGGACGGGTTGCCGGTCGACGTCGGTCAGGTCGGGGACGTCGAGTCGGTCGACGTGTCCGCGGTGACCGACCTGATCGAGGCCGGTCGGATCCCGGTGATCTCCACGGTGGCGCCGGACGTCGACGGGGTGCTGCACAACCTCAACGCGGACACCGCCGCCGCCGCGCTGGCGATCGCGTTGCAGGCTCGCAAGCTGGTCGTGCTCACCGACGTCGCCGGCCTGTACGCCGAGTGGCCGGACACCAGCAGCCTGGTCTCCGAGATCAGCGCGGACGACCTGGCCAAGCTGCTGCCCAGCCTGGAGTCGGGGATGGTGCCGAAGATGGAGGCCTGCCTGCGGGCGGTGCGTGGGGGAGTGCCCGCCGCGCACGTCGTGGACGGTCGGGTGGCGCACTCCACGTTGCTGGAGGTGTTCACCTCGGAAGGGTTCGGAACGATGGTGGTGCCGGGAGACGGGATGGTCGCGCCGTGA
- the argJ gene encoding bifunctional glutamate N-acetyltransferase/amino-acid acetyltransferase ArgJ, with translation MSVTIPRGFRAAGVAAGLKSSGGADVALVVNDGPDAGVAGVFTTNRVKAAPVLWSQQVVQGGVVRAVVLNSGGANACTGPGGFQDTHATAEHTAAALTSVSPRLILGAGEVAVCSTGLIGERLPMPKLLPGVRSAIKSLSRDGGAAAAEAIMTTDTRPKTTVARGSGWTVGGMAKGSGMLAPGMATMLCVLTTDAVAGPAVLDEALRAATRVTFDRVDSDGCMSTNDTVLLLASGASGIEPTAAELTAAVTAACHDLAQQLVSDAEGATKEVAIEVMNAADEDDAVEVGRTVARNNLVKTALFGNDPNWGRILAAVGTTAAAFDPDEVDVAVNGVWVCRRGAGAEDRSKVDLTGRGVTIRIDLHAGTSAATIWTNDLSHAYVHENSAYST, from the coding sequence GTGAGTGTCACCATCCCCCGGGGGTTCCGGGCGGCCGGCGTGGCCGCCGGACTCAAGTCCAGCGGCGGCGCGGACGTCGCGCTGGTGGTCAACGACGGCCCGGACGCCGGTGTCGCCGGTGTCTTCACCACCAACCGGGTCAAGGCCGCGCCGGTGCTCTGGAGCCAGCAGGTCGTGCAGGGTGGTGTGGTCCGCGCGGTGGTGCTCAACTCCGGCGGCGCCAACGCCTGCACCGGCCCGGGCGGTTTCCAGGACACCCACGCCACCGCCGAGCACACCGCCGCCGCGCTGACCTCGGTGAGCCCGCGGCTGATCCTCGGCGCCGGTGAGGTCGCGGTCTGCTCGACGGGCCTGATCGGTGAGCGGCTGCCGATGCCGAAGCTGCTGCCCGGTGTCCGGTCGGCGATCAAGAGCTTGTCCCGCGACGGTGGGGCGGCCGCCGCCGAGGCCATCATGACCACTGACACCCGGCCGAAGACGACTGTGGCCCGGGGCAGCGGTTGGACGGTCGGCGGCATGGCCAAGGGCTCCGGGATGCTCGCTCCGGGGATGGCGACCATGCTGTGCGTGCTCACCACCGACGCGGTGGCCGGGCCGGCGGTGTTGGACGAGGCGCTGCGCGCGGCGACCCGGGTCACCTTCGACCGGGTCGACTCCGACGGCTGCATGTCCACCAACGACACGGTATTGCTGTTGGCCAGCGGCGCGAGCGGCATCGAGCCGACGGCTGCGGAGCTGACCGCCGCGGTCACCGCGGCCTGTCACGACCTGGCCCAGCAGTTGGTGTCCGACGCCGAGGGCGCGACCAAGGAGGTCGCCATCGAGGTGATGAACGCCGCCGACGAGGACGACGCCGTCGAGGTGGGCCGTACGGTGGCACGCAACAACCTGGTCAAGACCGCGCTGTTCGGCAACGACCCCAACTGGGGCCGGATCCTCGCCGCCGTCGGCACGACCGCTGCCGCGTTCGACCCGGACGAGGTGGACGTGGCGGTCAACGGGGTGTGGGTGTGCCGCCGTGGCGCCGGTGCCGAGGACCGCTCGAAGGTCGACCTGACCGGGCGGGGCGTGACCATCCGCATCGACCTGCACGCGGGTACGTCGGCGGCGACGATCTGGACCAACGACCTGTCCCACGCGTACGTGCACGAGAATTCGGCGTACTCGACATGA
- the argC gene encoding N-acetyl-gamma-glutamyl-phosphate reductase: MGIRVAVAGASGYAGGELLRLIAGHPEFDLVAATAHSQAGHRVDAVHPQLTGLDLVLGATDPATLADADLVFLALPHGESAALAAQLPAEVRVVDLGADHRLADPYAWAQYYGGTHAGQWTYGLPELPGQRELIAGSTRVANTGCYAAAITLALAPLIADGAADPADVVVVAASGTSGAGRAAKAHLLASEVMGDLSPYRVGTHQHVPEIKQATGATGLSFTPVLAPMPRGILATVTAVPARGVDPQEVLTRAYADAPFVHVLPEGRWPHTAATLGSNSCHLQATVDVDSGRLIVLSALDNLGKGAAGQAVQNANLMLGLPETTGLSIWGVTP, encoded by the coding sequence ATGGGGATCCGAGTCGCGGTTGCCGGTGCGAGCGGCTACGCCGGGGGTGAGCTGCTGCGTCTGATCGCCGGGCACCCGGAGTTCGACCTGGTCGCCGCCACCGCACACAGCCAGGCCGGGCACCGCGTCGACGCTGTGCACCCCCAGCTCACCGGTCTCGACCTGGTGCTCGGCGCGACCGACCCCGCCACGCTGGCCGACGCCGACCTGGTCTTCCTGGCCCTGCCGCACGGTGAGTCGGCGGCCCTCGCCGCGCAGTTGCCGGCGGAGGTGCGCGTCGTCGACCTCGGTGCCGACCACCGGCTGGCCGACCCGTACGCCTGGGCGCAGTACTACGGCGGCACCCACGCCGGGCAGTGGACCTACGGCCTGCCCGAGCTGCCCGGTCAGCGGGAGCTGATCGCCGGCTCCACCCGGGTGGCCAACACCGGCTGCTACGCCGCCGCGATCACCCTGGCGCTCGCGCCGCTGATCGCCGACGGCGCTGCCGACCCGGCCGACGTGGTGGTGGTCGCCGCCTCCGGCACCTCCGGGGCCGGCCGCGCGGCCAAGGCGCACCTGTTGGCCAGCGAGGTCATGGGCGACCTGTCGCCCTACCGGGTCGGCACCCACCAGCACGTACCGGAGATCAAGCAGGCCACCGGCGCGACCGGCCTGTCGTTCACCCCGGTCCTGGCGCCGATGCCGCGCGGCATCCTGGCCACCGTCACGGCGGTGCCGGCGCGCGGCGTCGACCCGCAGGAGGTGCTGACGCGGGCGTACGCGGACGCGCCGTTCGTGCACGTGCTGCCGGAGGGGCGGTGGCCGCACACGGCCGCCACGCTGGGCTCCAACTCCTGTCACCTGCAGGCCACGGTCGACGTCGACTCGGGTCGGCTGATCGTGCTCAGCGCGCTCGACAACCTGGGCAAGGGCGCCGCGGGTCAGGCCGTGCAGAACGCCAACCTGATGCTCGGCCTGCCGGAGACGACGGGCCTGTCCATCTGGGGGGTCACCCCGTGA
- a CDS encoding ABC transporter ATP-binding protein, with the protein MISVTDICKDFGGRAAVTDVSFDCVPGTITGLLGPNGAGKSTVLKMLLGLVSPTRGLATIDGVPYRELPNPGRTVGVSLDASGLHPGRTLRGTIRLAASIIGVPTARADEVLAQVGLAPEYGKLVRNCSLGMRQRLSIGLALLGEPRYLILDEPVNGLDPSGMAWIRRLLQQHAEQGHTVLLSSHLLKEVESIADNLVIVDQGRVAARGTLAELIGSEPGVLVSATDAAALRDALDKEGIEHHRQGGDVFARTLAERIGQLALDHGIVVTKLTVASTDRIEQMYFESISRISAVGSEKGV; encoded by the coding sequence TTGATCTCGGTCACCGACATCTGCAAGGACTTCGGCGGGCGGGCTGCGGTGACGGACGTGAGCTTCGACTGCGTCCCCGGAACCATCACCGGGCTCCTCGGCCCGAACGGTGCGGGCAAGTCCACAGTTCTCAAGATGCTGTTGGGTCTGGTTTCCCCCACGCGCGGCCTGGCCACGATAGACGGGGTCCCCTACCGAGAACTGCCGAACCCGGGCCGGACCGTGGGTGTCTCTTTGGATGCGAGCGGCCTGCACCCCGGGCGGACCTTGCGCGGGACGATCCGGCTGGCCGCGAGCATTATCGGAGTCCCGACGGCCCGGGCGGACGAGGTGCTCGCGCAGGTCGGGCTCGCCCCCGAGTACGGAAAGCTTGTCCGTAACTGCTCCCTCGGGATGCGTCAACGCCTGAGCATCGGTTTAGCGCTGCTCGGCGAGCCGCGGTACTTGATTCTCGACGAACCGGTCAACGGCCTCGACCCCAGCGGTATGGCCTGGATCCGGAGACTGCTGCAGCAGCACGCCGAACAGGGGCACACCGTGCTGCTCTCGAGTCACCTGCTCAAGGAGGTCGAGTCGATCGCCGACAACCTCGTCATCGTCGATCAGGGGCGGGTCGCGGCGCGGGGCACCCTGGCGGAACTGATCGGCAGTGAGCCAGGTGTCCTGGTGTCCGCCACCGATGCCGCAGCTCTGCGCGATGCCCTGGATAAGGAAGGCATCGAACATCACCGACAGGGCGGTGACGTCTTCGCGCGTACTCTCGCCGAACGCATCGGCCAGCTAGCTCTTGATCACGGAATCGTGGTAACCAAGCTGACAGTCGCGTCCACCGACAGGATCGAGCAAATGTACTTCGAATCGATTTCGAGGATTTCGGCGGTCGGCTCCGAGAAAGGCGTATGA
- a CDS encoding PadR family transcriptional regulator, with product MDEAEWSSGWLRAVLPLVSLSVLARGEAHGYVILRILGSLGFGSVKGGTLYPFLARQQELGLVDHRWEIDSPGPARKVFWLTDRGRQELERLVSEWRRLNTTVASALSFPTSEMEKK from the coding sequence ATGGACGAGGCTGAATGGTCATCGGGCTGGCTGCGGGCAGTCCTGCCGTTGGTGTCGCTGAGCGTGCTCGCCAGGGGCGAGGCACACGGGTACGTGATCCTCCGGATCCTCGGTTCGCTTGGATTCGGTTCCGTCAAGGGCGGCACGCTCTACCCCTTCCTGGCCCGGCAGCAGGAGTTGGGCCTAGTTGACCACCGATGGGAGATCGACTCGCCGGGTCCGGCACGCAAAGTGTTCTGGTTGACCGACAGGGGGAGGCAGGAGCTCGAACGCCTGGTGAGTGAGTGGCGGCGGCTCAACACGACCGTCGCGTCGGCACTGTCCTTCCCGACTTCCGAGATGGAGAAAAAGTGA
- a CDS encoding DUF418 domain-containing protein encodes MLFPLTRLTSRLGPYVPALAVLIEYRGLPLYALLLGFGMYVLLRRADSPQRRAAVVRRNLSLILLGALHGMLVFSGDILAVYGILLYVLVWATRKPRRLRLATWASGVLFLLQTLVLPFTLLLTAGDEATASVLADSASVALGARWTEWLLYVLSTPFLSSGLLFPMLVGYRSAAVVLRDRSAGDRPTSRSFPLVVVLLVGSFTLCLPYAAVLAEHWGDIRAVAAHPWHLVAAQIGGLLGALACWWAIAEKWTGLRASSGVRILATLGQRSLTLYLLHSIVFLLLLTPPFGGLATAGSLPILALVVVLGWVGAGLALSSRRLAGIPMAEELLRDMAAGPVTGSDEQAAGAAERVKEAI; translated from the coding sequence ATGCTCTTCCCGCTCACGCGGCTGACTTCGAGACTCGGGCCGTACGTTCCAGCACTGGCTGTCCTGATCGAATACCGAGGGCTGCCCCTGTACGCATTGCTCCTCGGGTTCGGAATGTACGTACTGCTGCGCCGTGCCGACTCACCTCAGCGGCGAGCGGCAGTCGTGCGGCGCAACCTCTCCCTCATCCTGCTCGGGGCGCTACACGGGATGCTCGTATTCTCCGGCGACATTCTTGCCGTCTACGGGATCCTGCTGTACGTCCTGGTGTGGGCGACCCGAAAGCCACGCCGGCTGCGCTTGGCGACCTGGGCCAGTGGCGTCCTGTTCCTGCTTCAGACGTTAGTCCTGCCGTTCACGCTGCTGCTGACAGCGGGCGACGAGGCTACCGCGTCGGTGTTGGCCGACTCCGCCTCGGTGGCCTTGGGGGCGCGCTGGACCGAGTGGCTGCTGTACGTCTTGTCCACGCCCTTTTTGAGCAGCGGGCTCCTGTTCCCGATGCTAGTCGGCTACCGTTCGGCCGCGGTCGTCCTGCGCGACAGATCTGCGGGCGATCGTCCGACGAGCAGATCCTTCCCGCTGGTCGTCGTGCTGCTCGTCGGATCCTTTACGCTCTGCCTGCCATACGCGGCCGTTTTGGCGGAACACTGGGGAGACATCCGGGCCGTGGCCGCCCATCCATGGCACCTGGTGGCGGCGCAGATCGGTGGTCTGCTGGGGGCCCTGGCCTGCTGGTGGGCGATCGCCGAGAAATGGACCGGGCTGCGTGCCTCGTCCGGGGTCCGCATCCTCGCCACACTCGGGCAGCGCAGCCTCACGCTCTACCTGCTGCATTCGATCGTGTTTCTCCTCCTCCTTACGCCGCCGTTTGGTGGCCTCGCTACCGCAGGTTCTCTGCCGATCCTCGCCTTGGTTGTTGTGCTGGGCTGGGTAGGTGCAGGTCTGGCGCTGTCGAGCCGGCGGCTCGCCGGTATCCCAATGGCCGAGGAACTCCTCCGCGACATGGCCGCCGGCCCGGTCACAGGGAGCGATGAGCAGGCGGCGGGTGCCGCCGAGAGAGTAAAGGAAGCTATCTAG
- a CDS encoding type 2 lanthipeptide synthetase LanM family protein: MPFGPSGPNGTHAEQTGTGAADQSGPRQQTVVAGVTGARPSALSKADGPEPDWAFDVTEAYGTAPLPTDVGRGGVGAWTAGGPTAGADGRGEQAGNGDELPFLPLTEPLAELLRKRLSGSLTEIRCDRLPSPDRLADLLLPGLLPRLNAMVQRTCLLELAACREAGLLAGQTPQERFADFRKRLSDPVERHRLMVRYPVLARQLAVTGRAWIGHAIELVTRLAQDLADLVRTFSPDRDPGTVVDILTGLGDPHRGARSVAMVCFSGGLRIVYKPRPMAVDGHFQDLVAWVNERSPGPRLRILRCLDRGTYGWMEHVDCSLPCDEQAERRYHRRQGGLLAILYLLHAGDFHSENLIAAGDQPVLVDLESLFQPELPSLRPVGESNVERLAAGLLSGSVMHAGLLPMRPSPWGTGEAGMAEVGTPRPHRAEVRLPSLAGAGTDQMRFELTFRAEAVPEAGPAERPVGKVAPQDQVDQIVQGFTEVYRTIEGHRDELGAVDGPLEAFAADEVRVLARDTMTYAVLLGASFHPSLLLDGLDRDKHFDRLLREADHRPGLRAIVEAERRDLWQGDIPIFSTGVAQSPVRDSSGQPLPDVPAVAGLGIARTVLAGLGPADLARQTWLIRACIAVNGIRRDQPYLFHRHPTQPAELPAPDHRIADAVAGIADQLAQLAVQDDDDAAWIGAQFGFRRFCSVEVLGPGLHDGLLGIALFLAWHAEIAGDRCAHRLARSAVRTAVRQIRRGLLGRVAGLSGLGGAVYGLSQLGALWEDDTLFREADRLIEELPTLLAADREFEVMEGTAGALFGLVARHHVRPSGRSRELVRTAADRLVSTQRAYGPGASWLPAEVVANGLADRPLAGFGHGTAGIAAALLAGADLLSDESYAVAAARGFEYERDLFDPRNGYWTDIRDHSRAGEVRMRFDDGSVRSNRSVAWCHGSPGIGMARLAAMSRPGPAGCRPELSEELSSAVDDTLQSGFGNGHSLCHGDLGSLDFLQLVGDQTGDPALLHRVRRQAAAMLDSVATTGWHCGLHRDVGIPGLLTGLAGIGYGLLRLLAPRRVPSLLAQQSLMSR; the protein is encoded by the coding sequence GTGCCGTTCGGCCCGAGCGGGCCGAACGGCACCCACGCCGAGCAGACCGGCACAGGGGCTGCCGACCAGTCCGGCCCGCGGCAGCAGACCGTCGTCGCGGGGGTCACCGGGGCTCGGCCGTCGGCGCTGAGCAAAGCAGACGGGCCCGAGCCGGACTGGGCGTTCGACGTGACCGAGGCGTACGGCACAGCGCCGCTTCCCACGGATGTCGGCCGGGGCGGCGTCGGCGCTTGGACCGCCGGCGGCCCAACGGCCGGCGCAGACGGTCGCGGTGAACAGGCCGGAAACGGCGACGAGCTGCCCTTCCTGCCGTTGACCGAGCCGCTGGCCGAGCTGCTCCGCAAGCGTCTGTCAGGGTCTCTGACGGAGATCCGGTGCGACCGCCTACCGAGCCCAGATCGCCTCGCCGACCTGCTGCTGCCCGGGCTGCTGCCACGGCTCAACGCAATGGTTCAGCGCACCTGCCTGCTGGAGTTGGCTGCCTGTCGGGAGGCGGGCCTGCTCGCCGGGCAGACTCCGCAGGAGCGGTTCGCGGATTTCCGTAAGCGGCTGTCCGACCCTGTCGAACGGCACCGGCTGATGGTCCGCTACCCCGTCCTAGCCCGCCAATTGGCCGTGACCGGACGGGCCTGGATCGGCCACGCGATCGAGTTGGTGACCCGCCTCGCCCAAGACCTGGCGGACCTGGTGCGGACCTTCTCCCCGGATCGTGACCCCGGCACGGTCGTCGATATCCTCACTGGTCTCGGCGACCCACATCGTGGCGCACGATCCGTGGCGATGGTGTGCTTCTCCGGTGGCTTGCGCATCGTCTACAAGCCAAGGCCGATGGCGGTCGACGGACACTTTCAAGATCTTGTGGCCTGGGTCAACGAACGCAGCCCCGGTCCACGCCTACGGATCCTGCGCTGCCTGGACCGGGGCACCTACGGCTGGATGGAGCACGTCGACTGCTCACTGCCCTGCGACGAACAGGCCGAGCGGCGCTACCACCGGCGGCAGGGTGGCCTGCTGGCCATCCTCTACCTGCTGCACGCCGGCGACTTCCACTCCGAGAACCTGATCGCGGCCGGGGACCAGCCAGTACTGGTGGACCTGGAATCTCTCTTCCAACCCGAGTTGCCGTCGCTGCGGCCCGTCGGAGAGTCGAACGTGGAGCGGCTGGCGGCGGGGCTTCTCTCCGGGTCGGTGATGCACGCCGGGTTGTTACCGATGCGCCCTTCGCCGTGGGGCACCGGCGAAGCCGGCATGGCGGAGGTCGGCACGCCCCGGCCGCACAGGGCGGAAGTGCGGCTGCCATCCCTGGCCGGAGCGGGCACCGACCAGATGCGGTTCGAGTTGACGTTTCGCGCCGAGGCGGTGCCCGAGGCCGGCCCGGCGGAGCGCCCCGTGGGCAAGGTCGCGCCGCAGGACCAGGTCGATCAGATCGTGCAGGGCTTCACCGAGGTCTACCGAACCATCGAGGGGCACCGAGACGAGCTCGGCGCGGTAGACGGGCCGCTGGAGGCCTTCGCCGCCGATGAGGTGCGAGTGCTGGCCCGCGACACGATGACCTACGCCGTGCTCCTCGGCGCGTCGTTCCATCCCAGCCTGCTGTTGGACGGCTTGGATCGCGACAAGCACTTCGATCGGCTGCTGCGCGAGGCGGATCACCGACCGGGCCTGCGGGCGATCGTCGAGGCGGAGCGCAGGGACCTCTGGCAGGGCGACATCCCCATCTTCAGCACCGGTGTGGCTCAGAGCCCGGTACGTGACAGCAGTGGGCAGCCGTTGCCGGATGTACCGGCGGTCGCGGGACTGGGGATTGCTCGTACCGTACTCGCCGGGCTTGGCCCCGCGGACCTCGCCCGCCAGACCTGGCTGATCCGCGCATGCATCGCGGTCAACGGAATAAGGCGGGACCAGCCCTACCTCTTCCACCGGCATCCCACCCAGCCTGCGGAGTTGCCCGCCCCGGACCACCGGATCGCCGATGCCGTGGCGGGGATCGCCGACCAACTGGCACAACTCGCGGTGCAAGACGATGACGACGCCGCTTGGATCGGGGCGCAGTTCGGGTTCCGCCGTTTCTGCTCCGTGGAGGTGCTCGGGCCAGGCCTGCACGACGGGTTGCTGGGGATCGCCCTGTTCCTCGCCTGGCATGCCGAGATTGCGGGGGACCGGTGCGCCCATCGGCTGGCCCGCAGCGCGGTCCGGACCGCCGTGCGTCAGATCCGCCGGGGTCTGCTTGGCCGGGTGGCTGGGCTCAGCGGGCTAGGTGGCGCGGTCTACGGCCTGAGCCAGCTTGGGGCTCTGTGGGAAGACGACACGCTGTTCCGCGAGGCCGACAGGCTCATCGAGGAGCTACCCACGCTGCTCGCCGCCGACCGGGAGTTCGAGGTGATGGAGGGTACGGCCGGCGCCTTGTTCGGCCTGGTCGCGCGTCATCATGTCAGGCCGTCCGGAAGGTCGCGCGAGTTGGTCAGGACGGCGGCCGACCGATTGGTGTCGACCCAGCGGGCCTACGGCCCCGGCGCGAGCTGGCTGCCGGCGGAGGTGGTGGCCAACGGTCTCGCCGACCGACCATTGGCGGGTTTCGGCCACGGTACGGCCGGGATCGCCGCAGCCCTGCTGGCCGGCGCGGATCTGCTTAGCGACGAGAGCTACGCGGTGGCTGCCGCCCGCGGTTTCGAATACGAGAGGGACCTTTTCGATCCCCGGAACGGGTACTGGACGGATATCCGTGACCACTCGCGGGCGGGAGAGGTCAGGATGAGGTTCGACGACGGCTCAGTCCGGTCGAACCGGTCGGTCGCGTGGTGCCACGGCTCACCGGGGATCGGGATGGCACGACTCGCGGCGATGTCCCGCCCCGGCCCGGCTGGGTGCCGGCCGGAGTTGTCCGAAGAGCTGTCCTCGGCGGTCGACGACACCTTGCAAAGCGGCTTCGGCAACGGACACTCACTGTGCCACGGCGATCTGGGCAGCCTCGACTTCCTGCAACTGGTCGGCGACCAGACCGGTGATCCGGCGCTGCTGCACAGAGTCCGTCGACAGGCGGCCGCGATGTTGGACTCGGTCGCCACAACTGGTTGGCACTGTGGGCTGCATCGCGACGTCGGAATACCCGGCCTGCTCACCGGCCTGGCCGGGATAGGCTACGGGCTGCTACGGCTGCTCGCCCCGCGCCGGGTGCCGTCGCTCTTGGCCCAACAGTCCCTGATGAGCCGGTGA